The Pseudomonas asiatica sequence TTCGTTGCCCTGTTGATGGGGATTTTCTCCTACTTCAACCTGGGCCGTGAGGAAGACCCGTCGTTCACCATCAAGACCATGGTCATCCAGACCCGCTGGCCCGGCGCTACCCAGGACGAAACCCTGTACCAGGTCACCGACCGTATCGAGAAGAAGCTCGAGGAACTCGACTCCCTCGACTACACCAAAAGCTACACCCGCCCCGGCGAATCCACGGTCTACGTGTACCTGCGCGACACCACCAAGGCCAAGGACATCCCGGAAATCTGGTACCAGGTGCGCAAGAAGATCCAGGACATTCGCGGTGAATTCCCTGCAGGCATCCAGGGGCCCGGGTTCAACGATGAATTCGGCGATGTGTTCGGTTCTATCTATGCCTTCACTGCCGACGGCCTGACCCTGCGCCAGCTGCGCGACTACGTGGAGCAGGCGCGGGCCGAAGTGCGCGATGTGCCCAACATCGGCAAGATCGAGCTGATCGGCACCCAGGACGAAGTGCTGTACCTGAACTTCTCCACCCGCAAGCTGGCAGCCTTGGGCATCGACCAGCGCCAGGTCATGCAGGCCCTGCAATCGCAAAACGCCGTGACCCCTGCCGGTGTGATCGAGGCAGGGCCTGAACGTATCTCGGTGCGTACCTCCGGGCAGTTCACCTCGGAAAAGGACCTGGAAACCGTCAACCTGAAGATCAACGACCGCTTCTTCCGCCTGGCAGACATCGCCGATATCGAGCGCGGCTACGTCGACCCTCCTTCGCCGATGTTCCGCTACAACGGCCAGACGGCGCTGGGCCTGGCCATCGGCATGAAGGCCGGCGGCAATATCCAGGTGTTCGGCGCGGCGCTGAAAAAGCGCATGGACCAGGTGGTCGAAGACCTGCCGGTGGGCGTCGGGGTGCACACTGTTTCCGACCAGGCCGTGGTGGTCAAGCAAGCGGTCGGCGGCTTTACCAGTGCGCTGTTCGAGGCGGTGGTGATCGTGCTGGCGGTGAGCTTCGTCAGCCTCGGCGTGCGTGCCGGGCTGGTGGTGGCCTGCTCGATCCCGCTGGTGCTGGCCATGGTGTTCGTGTTCATGGAGTACAGCGGTATCACCATGCAGCGGATTTCGCTGGGGGCGCTGATCATCGCCCTGGGGCTGCTGGTGGATGATGCGATGATCACTGTGGAAGTGATGGTCACACGGCTGGAAATGGGCGAAAGCAAGGAGCAGGCGGCGACTTTTGCCTATACCTCCACAGCCTTCCCCATGCTCACCGGCACCCTGGTGACTGTGGCCGGTTTCGTGCCGATCGGCCTCAACGCCAGTTCGGCGGGTGAATACACCTACACGCTGTTTGCGGTAATTGCCGTGGCACTGATGGTGTCGTGGGTGGTGGCGGTATTCTTCGCCCCGGTGTTAGGCGTGCACATCCTCAGCAGTGCCAAGCTCAAGCACCATGAAGCCGAGCCCGGGCGCGTCGGCCGGGCCTTCGAGCATGGTTTGTTGTGGTGCATGCGCAACCGCTGGCTGACCATCATCGGCACCGTGGTGCTGTTCGCCCTGGCGATCTTCTGCGAACGCTTCGTGCAGAACCAGTTCTTCCCGTCCTCTGACCGCCCGGAAATCCTCGTCGACCTCAACCTGCCGCAGAACGCCTCGATCGAGGAGACGCGCAAGGTGGTCGACCGTTTCGAGGCGCGGATCAAGGACGACCCGGACCTGGTGCACTGGACTACCTATATCGGCCAGGGCGCGATCCGCTTCTACCTGCCCCTCGACCAGCAGTTGCAGAACCCGTACTACGCGCAGCTGGTGATCGTCAGCAAGGGCTTCGAAGAACGCCAGGCCATGATGGAGCGCCTGCAGAAGATCCTGCATGAAGAATTCGTTGGCGTCGGCACCAACGTGCAATCGCTGGAAATGGGCCCACCGGTGGGCCGACCGATCCAGTATCGGGTAAGCGGTGCCAATATCGACGAGGTTCGCAAGCACGCCATCGAGCTGGCCACCTTGCTCGACCAGAACGAGCACATCGGCGAGATGATCTACGACTGGAACGAGCCGGGTAAGGTGCTGCGCGTGGAAATCGCCCAGGACAAGGCGCGCCAGCTGGGCCTGTCGTCGGAGGACGTGGCCAATGTGATGAACAGCATCGTCAGCGGCGTGCAGATCACCCAGGTCAACGACAACATCTACCTGGTCGACGTGGTCGCCCGTGCCGAGGACAGCGAGCGTGGCTCGCCGGATACCTTGCAGAACCTGCAGATCCTGACACCCAACGGCACTTCGATCCCGCTGCTTGCGTTCGCTACTGTGCGCTACGAGCTGGAGCAGCCGCTTGTGTGGCGTCGTGACCGCAAGCCGACCATCACCATCAAGGCATCGGTCAACGGTGACATCCAGCCCACCGACCTGGTGGCCCAGCTGAAGCCGAAGATCGACGAGTTCGCCAGCAAGTTGCCGGTGGGCTTCGAAGTGGCCACCGGCGGCACGGTGGAGGAGAGCGCCAAGGCGCAGGGGCCGATCCGCAAGGTCATCCCGCTGATGCTGTTCCTGATGGCGACGTTCCTGATGATCCAGCTGCACAGCGTGCAGAAGCTGTTCCTGGTGGTCAGCGTGGCGCCGCTGGGGTTGATTGGCGTGATCATTGCGCTGGTGCCCACAGGTACGCCCATGGGCTTCGTGGCGATTCTCGGCATTCTCGCGCTGGCGGGCATCATCATTCGTAACTCGGTGATCCTGGTGACCCAGATCGACGAGTTCGAAGCCCAGGGCTTGTCGCCGTGGGATGCGGTGGTGGAGGCAACCAACCACCGGCGCCGGCCGATTCTGCTGACCGCGGCGGCGGCGAGCCTGGGCATGATCCCGATTGCCCGCGAAGTGTTCTGGGGGCCGATGGCCTACGCCATGATTGGCGGGATCATCGTGGCGACCCTGCTGACGCTGCTGTTCCTGCCGGCCTTGTATGTGGCCTGGTACAAGATCCGCGAGCCACAGAAGAAACCCTCCTGACCACGTATCCCCTTGTAGGAGCAGCCTCGTGCTGCGAAGAGGCCGGTAAATTCATCATCAAATGCTGATGGGATTGCCGGCCTCTTCGCAGCACGAGGCTGCTCCTACAAGGGAAATGCGGCGCTTGAAAAATGGTTATATAAACATTCTCAAACAGTATTTTTAAGAATAATCCCGCCTCACTACTATTGCCCTCAAGCCAGGCGCAAATCCCCTTCAAACCTCAGCCCGGCACCCTCACTCCAAGGAGAACGAGCATGAGTGCATCTCTGCGTAGCATCGACGGTCAGGACGAAGCCACCATTCTGCGGGAAATCCAGAGCGCTCTGCGCGACCTGCGATTCGGTGCGGTGGAGATCACCGTGCACAACGCTCAGGTCGTACAGATCGAGCGCAAGGAGAAGTTCCGCCTGCAGCAGCCCGGCAACAAGACCGGCTGATCGCACCACACATTCAAAAACTAGAAAAATGCCAATCGGGAGCTTCACCATGTCCATCCGCCGTTATGCGCTTGCCGCCCTGGCCAGTGCTGTTTTTGCCGGTTCCGCCATCGCCAAGGACTACGAACTGCTGAACGTGTCCTACGACCCGACCCGCGAGCTGTACCAGCAGTACAACGCCGAGTTCATCAAGCACTGGCAGCAGGCCCACCCGGGCGACAAGGTGAAGATCCAGCAATCCCACGGCGGTTCGGGCAAGCAGGCCCGTGCGGTGATCGATGGCCTGCGTGCCGACGTGGTGACCCTGGCCCTGGCCGGCGACATCGATGAAGTCGCCAAGCTCGGCAAGACCCTGCCAGACAACTGGCAGACCCGCCTGCCGGATGCCAGCACCCCGTACACCTCGACCATCGTGTTCCTGGTGCGCAAGGGCAACCCTAAAGGCATCAAGGACTGGGGCGACCTGATCAAGAAGGATGTGTCGGTCATCACCCCCAACCCGAAAACCTCCGGCGGCGCCCGCTGGAACTTCCTGGCGGCCTGGGCCTATGGCCTGAAGGCCGGCGGTAGCGAAGAAAAGGCCAAGGAGTACGTGCAGGAGCTGTTCAAGCACGTCCCGGTGCTGGATACCGGCGCCCGTGGCTCGACCATCACCTTCGTCAATAACGGCCAGGGCGATGTGCTGTTGGCCTGGGAAAACGAAGCCTTCCTGGCGCTGAAGGAAGACGGTGGCGCCGACAAGTTCGAGATCGTCGTGCCGTCGTTGTCGATCCTCGCCGAACCGCCGGTTGCGGTGGTGGACAAGAACGCCGAGAAGAAGGGCAATACCGAGATTGCCACCGAATACCTCAAGCACCTGTACAGCCCGGCCGGGCAGAAGATCGCAGCCGAGAACTTCTACCGCCCGCGTGACGAGAAGGTCGCTGCCGAGTTTGGCAAGCAGTTCCCGAAACTGGACCTGGTAACCATCGACAAGGACTTTGGTGGCTGGAAGACTGCACAACCGAAATTCTTCAATGATGGCGGTGTGTTCGACCAGATCTATCAGGCACAGTAAGGGCCAAGGAAAAGCGGGGCCGCCATGCGGCCCATCGCGACACAAGGCCGCTCCTACAGAGGTACGCGCACCCCTGTAGGAGCGGCCTTGCGTCGCGATGGGCTGCAAAGCAGCCCCAGGATTTCAGAAGCTAGCACCAGCCCGGGATCGTTCCCGGGCCAAGTGCGTTCAACCAGGGATATTTATGTCACGCCGCATTTCCCCCGTCATACCCGGCTTCGGGCTGACGCTGGGCTACACCTTGGTGTACCTCAGCCTGATCGTGCTGATACCGCTGGCCGCCATGTTCGTGCATGCCGCGCAGCTTACCTGGGAGCAGTTCTGGAACATCATCAGCGCACCGCGGGTGATCGCCGCGCTCAAGCTGAGTTTCGGCACCGCCCTGTTCGCCGCCATCATCAACGGAGTGATCGGCACCCTGCTGGCCTGGGTGCTGGTGCGCTACACCTTCCCCGGGCGCAAGATCATCGATGCGATGATCGACCTGCCGTTCGCCCTGCCCACGGCTGTAGCCGGTATCGCCCTGACCGCCCTGTACGCGCCCTCGGGCTGGGTCGGCCAGTTCGCCACCGACCTGGGCTTCAAGATCGCCTACACCCCACTGGGCATCACCCTGGCGCTGACCTTCGTCACCCTGCCGTTCGTGGTGCGTACGGTGCAGCCGGTGCTGGCCGACATTCCGCGTGAAGTGGAGGAGGCCGCTGCCTGCCTGGGCGCCAAGCCGCTGCAGGTGTTCCGCCATGTGCTGGCGCCAGCGCTGCTGCCTGCCTGGCTGACAGGTTTTGCCCTGGCCTTCGCCCGCGGCGTGGGCGAGTATGGTTCGGTGATCTTCATTGCCGGCAACATGCCGATGAAGACCGAGATCCTGCCGCTGCTGATCATGGTCAAGCTCGACCAGTATGACTACACCGGCGCGACCGCCATCGGCGTGCTGATGCTGGTGGTTTCCTTCATCCTGCTGCTGCTGATCAACCTGCTGCAGCGCCGCATCGAAACCCCTTGAAGGAGGCCGGCATGTCCAGTTCATCCCTGAATGCAACCGCCGCCGCCAACGCTGCCCGCCGGGGCAGCGCCACTTCGCGGCGTATCCTGATCGGCCTTGGCTGGCTGGTGTTCGCGCTGTTCCTGCTGCTGCCACTGGTGATCGTGGTGTCGCAGGCGCTGAAGAACGGCTTTGGCACCTTCTTCGAGGCGATCTTCGAGCCTGACGCATTGTCGGCGCTGAAGCTGACCCTGCTCGCCGTGGCTATTTCGGTGCCGCTGAACCTGGTGTTCGGTGTCAGCGCCGCCTGGTGCGTGAGCAAGTACACCTTCCGTGGCAAGAGTATCCTGGTCACCCTGATCGATCTGCCGTTCTCGGTGTCGCCGGTGATCGCGGGCCTGGTCTACGTGCTGATGTTCGGCGCTCAAGGCCTGTTCGGGCCATGGCTGCAGGACCACGATATCCAGATCGTGTTCGCCCTGCCGGGCATCGTCCTGGCCACCATCTTCGTCACCGTACCGTTCGTGGCCCGTGAGCTGATCCCGCTGATGCAGGAGCAGGGCACGCAGGAAGAGGAGGCCGCGCGCTTGCTCGGCGCCAATGGCTGGCAGATGTTCTGGCACGTGACCCTGCCGAACATCAAATGGGGCCTGATCTACGGGGTGGTGCTGTGCACCGCGCGGGCCATGGGCGAGTTTGGCGCGGTGTCGGTGGTGTCCGGCCACATTCGCGGCGTGACCAACACCTTGCCGCTGCACGTGGAGATCCTCTACAACGAGTACAACCATGTCGCGGCCTTCAGCGTGGCCAGCCTGTTGCTGATCCTGGCGCTCTTCATCCTGCTGCTCAAGCAGTGGAGCGAGAACCGTATTAACCGCCTGCGCCACAGCGCCGCGGAGGAATGATTCATGTCGATCGAAGTTCGTAACGTCAGCAAGCGCTTCAACAGCTTCCAGGCCCTGGACAACATCAACCTGGACATCAACAGCGGCGAGCTGGTGGCCCTGCTCGGCCCTTCCGGCTGCGGCAAGACCACGTTGCTGCGCATCATCGCCGGCCTGGAAACCCCCGACCAGGGCAATATCGTGTTCCATGGCGAGGACGTGTCCGGCCATGACGTGCGCGACCGCAACGTCGGTTTCGTGTTCCAGCACTACGCGTTGTTCCGCCACATGAGTGTGTTCGACAACGTTGCCTTCGGCCTGCGCATGAAGCCCAAGGGCGAGCGCCCGAGCGAGAGCAAGATAGCCGAGAAGGTGCATGAACTGCTGAACATGGTGCAGCTGGACTGGCTGTCCGACCGCTACCCCGAGCAGTTGTCCGGTGGCCAGCGCCAGCGTATCGCCCTGGCCCGTGCGCTGGCGGTGGAACCCAAGGTGCTGCTGCT is a genomic window containing:
- a CDS encoding sulfate ABC transporter substrate-binding protein — protein: MSIRRYALAALASAVFAGSAIAKDYELLNVSYDPTRELYQQYNAEFIKHWQQAHPGDKVKIQQSHGGSGKQARAVIDGLRADVVTLALAGDIDEVAKLGKTLPDNWQTRLPDASTPYTSTIVFLVRKGNPKGIKDWGDLIKKDVSVITPNPKTSGGARWNFLAAWAYGLKAGGSEEKAKEYVQELFKHVPVLDTGARGSTITFVNNGQGDVLLAWENEAFLALKEDGGADKFEIVVPSLSILAEPPVAVVDKNAEKKGNTEIATEYLKHLYSPAGQKIAAENFYRPRDEKVAAEFGKQFPKLDLVTIDKDFGGWKTAQPKFFNDGGVFDQIYQAQ
- a CDS encoding efflux RND transporter permease subunit; translation: MKGSFNLSDWALKHQSFVWYLMFVALLMGIFSYFNLGREEDPSFTIKTMVIQTRWPGATQDETLYQVTDRIEKKLEELDSLDYTKSYTRPGESTVYVYLRDTTKAKDIPEIWYQVRKKIQDIRGEFPAGIQGPGFNDEFGDVFGSIYAFTADGLTLRQLRDYVEQARAEVRDVPNIGKIELIGTQDEVLYLNFSTRKLAALGIDQRQVMQALQSQNAVTPAGVIEAGPERISVRTSGQFTSEKDLETVNLKINDRFFRLADIADIERGYVDPPSPMFRYNGQTALGLAIGMKAGGNIQVFGAALKKRMDQVVEDLPVGVGVHTVSDQAVVVKQAVGGFTSALFEAVVIVLAVSFVSLGVRAGLVVACSIPLVLAMVFVFMEYSGITMQRISLGALIIALGLLVDDAMITVEVMVTRLEMGESKEQAATFAYTSTAFPMLTGTLVTVAGFVPIGLNASSAGEYTYTLFAVIAVALMVSWVVAVFFAPVLGVHILSSAKLKHHEAEPGRVGRAFEHGLLWCMRNRWLTIIGTVVLFALAIFCERFVQNQFFPSSDRPEILVDLNLPQNASIEETRKVVDRFEARIKDDPDLVHWTTYIGQGAIRFYLPLDQQLQNPYYAQLVIVSKGFEERQAMMERLQKILHEEFVGVGTNVQSLEMGPPVGRPIQYRVSGANIDEVRKHAIELATLLDQNEHIGEMIYDWNEPGKVLRVEIAQDKARQLGLSSEDVANVMNSIVSGVQITQVNDNIYLVDVVARAEDSERGSPDTLQNLQILTPNGTSIPLLAFATVRYELEQPLVWRRDRKPTITIKASVNGDIQPTDLVAQLKPKIDEFASKLPVGFEVATGGTVEESAKAQGPIRKVIPLMLFLMATFLMIQLHSVQKLFLVVSVAPLGLIGVIIALVPTGTPMGFVAILGILALAGIIIRNSVILVTQIDEFEAQGLSPWDAVVEATNHRRRPILLTAAAASLGMIPIAREVFWGPMAYAMIGGIIVATLLTLLFLPALYVAWYKIREPQKKPS
- the cysT gene encoding sulfate ABC transporter permease subunit CysT; the encoded protein is MSRRISPVIPGFGLTLGYTLVYLSLIVLIPLAAMFVHAAQLTWEQFWNIISAPRVIAALKLSFGTALFAAIINGVIGTLLAWVLVRYTFPGRKIIDAMIDLPFALPTAVAGIALTALYAPSGWVGQFATDLGFKIAYTPLGITLALTFVTLPFVVRTVQPVLADIPREVEEAAACLGAKPLQVFRHVLAPALLPAWLTGFALAFARGVGEYGSVIFIAGNMPMKTEILPLLIMVKLDQYDYTGATAIGVLMLVVSFILLLLINLLQRRIETP
- the cysW gene encoding sulfate ABC transporter permease subunit CysW; translation: MSSSSLNATAAANAARRGSATSRRILIGLGWLVFALFLLLPLVIVVSQALKNGFGTFFEAIFEPDALSALKLTLLAVAISVPLNLVFGVSAAWCVSKYTFRGKSILVTLIDLPFSVSPVIAGLVYVLMFGAQGLFGPWLQDHDIQIVFALPGIVLATIFVTVPFVARELIPLMQEQGTQEEEAARLLGANGWQMFWHVTLPNIKWGLIYGVVLCTARAMGEFGAVSVVSGHIRGVTNTLPLHVEILYNEYNHVAAFSVASLLLILALFILLLKQWSENRINRLRHSAAEE
- the oscA gene encoding sulfur starvation response protein OscA encodes the protein MSASLRSIDGQDEATILREIQSALRDLRFGAVEITVHNAQVVQIERKEKFRLQQPGNKTG